A segment of the Phocoena sinus isolate mPhoSin1 chromosome 11, mPhoSin1.pri, whole genome shotgun sequence genome:
GGCCTTCCAGGAAAGGGGCAGAACACGACCGAGGATGCTACGGCCTCTGTGGGCCCACGAGCAGAGGGGCCGCTGCGGAAGACAGAGGAAGTGAGTGCGGCGGGTGGCGTGGCATTAGCGAAGGGAGTTTCGGTTTGATGTtgcagaaggaagaggggaggttTCTCATCCGTGGagggtttttttggtgtttttttttttttttttttttttgcggtacgcgggcttctcactgctgtggtctctcctgttgcggagcacaggctccggacgcgcaggctcagcggccatggctcacgggcccagccgctccgcggcatgtgggatcttcccggaccggggcacgaacccgtgtcccctacatcggcaggcggactctcaaccacggcgccaccagggaaaccccaaccCTGGAGATTTTGCTTGTTCAATCCTTATGTCACCTGAGCTCGGGGGACTCATGCTATAGACCGGTGCCTCCTCTCCTGGCTTAAGTGACACCGCCCTCTGTGGTCCCGcctctgctttcttcttccaTCACCCTGTCAACTGTGGCGTCTGTCCCCAGGGTTCCACCATCGGCCCCCTTTTCTGCCTCTGGTACCTCTCACACAGACACTTCTGCCATGTCCttggcagattctcaaccactgcaccaccagggaagcccaagttaaaCACTTGTGAGGGCTGAAATTTGTTGCATACAGATTTGGGTTCTCAGGAGAGGCAAGTCCAAAACCACTTGCTTTCCAgagcataattaaaaaaaaatacacacacagtcTTTGCAATTAGATTTCATTAAATTTAGGCTACATGTTAATTTTGTTCAGCTCATAAGATTTCTCAggatagggctttcctggtggcacagtggttaggaatccacctgccaatgcgggggacacaggtttgagtcctggtccgggaagatcccacatgcagtggagcaactaagcccgtgcaccacaactgctgagcctgcgctccagagcccacgagccacaactactgagcctgtgtgccacaactactgaagcctgcatacctagagcccgtgctctgcaacaagagcagccactgcaatgagaagcccatgcaccacaacgaagagtagcccccgctcgccacaactagagaaagcctgcgtgcagcaatgaagaccgaacacaaccaaaaattaattaattaattataaaaaaaagatttctcagaATATGCCTTGGTTTTTACCAACCTGATTGATGACTCATTTGACCTTGAGGTTCAAGTAACTATTGCTTATCTCAGATTTTCAAGTTCCCAGTGAAATTAGTGGGTAATTTAAGattaggtgctcaagaaatgtagGCTCTCATTACTAATATCAACATTGATAATTTTTGTATTTCGATATAATACTTCttactaaataaaatacataaaaaagctTTGTATGGATGAAGAGTGCTTTTGTCTTTGCCAGTTCAAGACTATTTGAGACTTGATTTGGAGTGGTTTACAAGATCCCTCATTTAAAGCGCCCTCTTGTGTCATTACAATGATGTGCAACTCTACAATGGATGGCGCCAAGGGACAGAATATAATGTCTAAGTGAAGGGTTGGTCTTCACCAAGATGGTTCTAGCCATTGAAACAGGGGAGGAGCATATGTGACAGAAATGCTGGCTGGTGGGTAAATGTTGTGGTAGTAGATTGCAGAAGTCTCTTCTGATTGATTGCATTTTCTCAATAAAATAGGAAGAAGGTTAGGCTGAGTGAGGATGGATGAAGAAGTATAGGAGATTTGAAGAGAGAAAACTACTAGGTTCCACTAGGAAGACATTGGGATAATAGACAATGAATATACAGCTAGATCTTTTCAtgtcattaaatacattcacaacaTATTTCTAATGTTTGCTCACAATTCTGTTTTACGGCTTAAATTATGgttctatgattttttaaaaccagtttCCTATTGTTGAACAAGGAAGTTCTTTCCAATTTCttactgttataaataaaatggaacagTGTCTCTTGCTAtaccattccttaaaaaaaaaaaaaaaacaacttttgtaCTGATAGAGCCTGTCTgatgattacattttttttttttattttagcgaTTTTTAGTGAGTTTGTGTTGGTAgctcactgtgatttttttttttacgttggcggtaggagtttattaattaattaatttatttttgctgtgttgggtcttcgtttctgtgcgagggctttctctagttgtggcaagcaggggccactcttcatcgcggtgcgcgggcctctcactatcgtggcccctcttgttgcggagcacaggctccagacgcgcaggctcagtagttgtgacacacgggcctagttgctccgcggcatgtgggatcctcccagaccagggttcgaacccgtgtcccctgcattggcaggcagattctcaaccactgcaccaccagggaagccccactgtgatttttttaaaataattaattaattaatttatttttggccatgttgggtcttcgttgctgtgcacaggctttctcaacttgcggcgagtgggggctactctttcattgcggtgtgcaggctttttattgcagtggcttctcttgttgcagagcatgggctctaggcacatgggtttcagtagttgtggcacgtgggctcagtagttgtggctcatgtgccCTGGaccgcaggcttagtagttgcggcgtacgggcttagttgctctgcagcatgtgggatcttcccagaccagggcttgaacccgtgtcccctgcattggcaggtggattcttagccactgcgccaccagggaaggcctgaggGTTACACTTTAATGTCATCTAGCAAACTCGAAAGCTTTAAAGGTACCCTCACTTACCTTCTAGATGTCATTAAAATGGGGTGACtgacattcccattttacaagatGTGACTTTGCCTCACACCGTAGTGAGCAGTAGAGACAAAGTCAGAATGTCAGAGCAGTAAGCGATCTTGGTCCAACTCTATTATTCTAcatacgaaaaaaaaaaaggaggctcaAAGAAGTTGTCTGCAGTCCCGCCTCCCCAGCTGCACTAGCAAACCCATAGTTCCCTCGCTGTCTTTGCTCAGCAGCCCCTCACCGcatctttgcccattttactcTTGTTTCCTGTAGGTTGCATCCCCGTGTAGCCATGACGACTGCCATCCTGGAGCGTCTGAGCACCCTGTCTGTGAGTGGACAGCATCTGCGCCGCCTGCCCAAGATTTTGGAGGATGGGCTGCCCAAGATGCCCGGCACCGTCCTGGAGACTGACGTGCCCCAGCTCTTCCGGGAGCCCTACATCCATGCTGGGTACCGCCCCACCGGCCACGAGTGGCGTTACTACTTCTTCAGCCTCTTCCAGAAACACAACGAGGTGGTCAACGTCTGGACCCACTTGCTGGCGGCTCTGGCCGTCCTCTTGCGGTTCTGGGCCTTTGTGGAGGCCGAGGGCCTGCCGTGGACCTCTGCCCACGCGCTGCCCCTGCTCCTCTACGTCCTGTCCTCCATCACTTACCTCACCTTCAGCCTCCTGGCCCACCTGCTGCAGTCCAAATCCGAGCTCTCCCACTACACCTTCTACTTTGTGGACTATGTGGGCGTGAGCGTTTACCAGTATGGCAGTGCCCTGGTCCACTTCTTCTACACCTCCGACCAGGCCTGGTACGAGCACTTCTGGCTTTTCTTCCTGCCCGCAGCCGCCTTCTGTGGCTGGTTATCTTGCGCCGGCTGCTGCTACGCTAAGTATCGGTACCGCAGGCCTTACCCAGTCATGAGGAAGATCTGTCAGGTGGTGCCGGCGGGGCTTGCCTTCATCCTGGACATCAGCCCCGTGGCACATCGCGTGGTTCTGTGCCACCTGTCTGGCTGCCAGGAGCAGGCGGTCTGGTACCACTCCCTGCAGATTGTCTTCTTCCTGGTCAGTGCCTACTTCTTCTCCTGCCCGGTTCCAGAGAAGTACTTCCCGGGTTCCTGTGACATCGTGGGCCACGGGCATCAGATCTTCCACGCCTTTCTGTCTGTCTGCACACTGTCCCAGCTGGAGGCCATCCTCCTAGACTACAGGGGGCGACAGGAGATCTTCCTGCAACGCCACAGCCCCCTGTCCATCTACATGGCCtgcctctccttcttcttcttggtCACCTGCAGTGCAGCCACTGCAGCCTTCTTGAGGCAAAAAATCAAGGCCAGACTGACCAAGAAAGATTCTTGAGGCCGGCAGGTAGGGTGCGGTGTGGAGTTGGCTTGATATGATTTGGGGAAAACTTGAATCAGCAGTAGGagttgactttttgttttttagagcagGCTTTTAAATGAGTACATATTTCCAAGGGTGGCTATGGCTATGGCATTAGGAAGCCAAAGGGTCCAAGAgttttgctgttattgttgtgAATGAAAGTATCCCTTTATCCCCTGGGCTGTAGCCTTACGAGACACAGGAAGGGAAGGGACCTTGGCTAAGATTCATCGGACACTGAATTAAGAACCATCTTCATGCCTGAAAATTTAGTAGAATTCCGACTGTGGCTGCCAGGGGCAAGGCCTGGTGTAAAGGGATAATCCAACTGGACTGGAGAAGTTAGGAGGTGGCTGGACCACACTGTATTGAAATGAGCATTCTTCTATGATGCTGGTCTTCGGTAATTGGGTACATTGACCCAAGGACCCGATTTCATTTGGATTTCAGATCGTCCTGGGTGGAGAAGTCAGAATCTTCAAGAATATTCCGTAAAACCCTCAGACCTCGTGAATTACTCGGTTCGTCTCACTTCCGGTCCCTTCTCTGGCCCACTCTAGCACCGACCCTTTTCTCAGGATGATGTCTGCCTGGCTGTTTTCTCCCAAGTGCTGTTCACTCCCATCTGTACCTTGCATGATGATAGAGAGGACGATGAAGCAGTCATACTTCCAGGAAATGCTTGGATCCATGGGGACATTCAGGAAACTTACTCTCATATAATACTAATGGAAACAGTAGTAGAAAATACAGTGCCAAGAGCCATCAGGAGGTCCAGCCAGCAAGCATGGATACCGTTTGGTGTCATGGGACCCTTCTGGTTTATACCTGTGCGTTGCAGGATTACTTGAGATCTATTAGGGCTGCCTTACATGCCAGAAGATCTGGAGCTTTCTCCAGAGCATCTTCTCCAGATTTTGACCAGCATGTTCAAAAAGCCCCTGGTAGAGTGAATTGGTTCTGAGAGTCCCACTAGGGATCTGATTATTTCAAGAGGAACTCAAGGTCCAGCCTCTTAAATAGATGCTGCCCCACGAAGGACCCGCACAACTACCCTAGTTCAGGTCCTCGGGGAGGCAGTTGTACCTCAGCTTAGAGCAGCTTAAATTAATCAAGCCCCAGGACAGGCACATGTGTGCATTCATGGTGGATTGGTCCCTGAAGGCTCCTTTGGGTGAGGATGGTGAACTGGGCACCCTGTAGCCAGAATGTTCTGTTTAGGACATAGCTGCCCAGCAGCTTCTATGGGGTAGGGGGGGCTTGCGGTTGATGTGTTCTGGCCATGCAGTCCCCCTGAGGACTGCCTTCTGCACTGATCTAGTGAAGGGGGCTGCATTGGAACCCTCCCCAGAGGCTGTATTTCCTATCAATATAAGGTCTGTTTACTAAAAAGGGAGGTGGGTTTTCATTCCAGTTTGATGAACCTCCTCTCTTCCTAGATTACTTTGTTGTCttcatatctttgttttcttcctttctcttgagAGATGTGTAGAGTTTGTGCCTTATAAATGGAAATGTACGAACTTAATACACTTAATACATGGCCTTGTGGAATTTTCAGTTTGGGGTTATAgggataagaaaaaaagaattaattgcCTTCCAAACCATGGATGAAAAAACTTATGAATATCAGAATTGCTTATCCATCAGAAGGCTCTTTCAACCTGTATTTTGGAGGGAAAAATTCAACTGAGCCTTTCCTGTAATCTTTATATCAAGAACGCAtatgtcgggacttccctggcagtccagcggttaagactccccgcttccactgcagggggtgcgggttcaatccctggctggggaactaagatcctgcatgccatggggtggccaaaaaaaaaaaaaaagcaagcatatGTCTTGTCAGTTATGTTGTTTTCCTAGATGGATTTCTCCTGGGAATCCTCATATACCTGAACTTCTGTGCTACCCAAGTGTCTTACACGAGCTTCTGGCATCCAGGCCAAATTCACCGCCAATAAAGTGAGCAACACCAAACCGGTTGAACTGATGAACAAGGGAATGGAAAGTTGTGTCACACAACACTGCAAGTAGagggtcagtttttttttttggttttttttttgcggtacgcgggcccctcactgttgtggcctctcccgttgcggagcacaggctccggacgcacaggctcagcggccatggctcacgggcccagccgctccacggcatgtgggatcttcccggaccggggcacgaacccgtgtcccctgcatcggcaggcggactctcaaccactgcgccaccagggaagcccgagggtcAGTTTAAATGGAGATGAGAAATTGTCTGAAATGTCGGTAATTATGGATTCAGAGgctatcttcttttaaaaattggaaggaaGATGTAAGGCAAGCTCTTGCATGTAACCGTGGTGGCCATGGTGGGCAGAGATCTTTAGGCCAAATGCAGGTattttttaagggagaaaatacaaggtATAGCAGTGATCTTCCAACGCCATCCGCAGCCCAGTGCCGGTCTGCACACTTATTCGTCTGTGACAAGATACGTACAGAGAGACACTAAACTCTTAAGATATGAACATAAAATTCataacattttgattttaatttaccCAAGTATTGGTCCCTCAAGTACtggaaatttacaaaaaaaattttcaccAGAGATATTTGAGAAGAGTTGAGGGACTACTATCTGGTTAGAAATTCCAGTATCTCATGAGAAATAGAGAAACAGGAGATGCAGCCGTTTTTAAATACTCAGACTCTTGAGGGGTTAAATActccttttaaaacattttcattcaaaCGATTGAATCAGTAAGGAAGAGACCTAGTTTGTTTAAAAGGAATAATAAGTATTTGATAAAGGGGATGGTTCTTCTTATTCCACCAAAGCCAAAAGTTGACATCTATTGGAAATTCTACTGTCATTGCTCTTTTTTACTAAGGCTTTCAacctattaaaatgtaaatgcctctgggaaaaaaaactaaactattaGTCATTTACGTCTTGGGAATAAAATGCGTATTGTATGTGGCCCCCTACTCAGGGTAGAGAGAGGGAATAACAGGATGCAGCGAACTGGGGACCTATTTGCCTGTTTGTTTCCCTCTTGCAAGCACTTCCTGACCTATATTTACTAGGGAGCTAATGTTAATACCCTTCAGGTGTTAGGGTTTCCTCTCCCACCTTGGCTGAAAGTACCTCACTCGGTAATACTATTCTCAGTCCTCTACTGGAAGCTTGAAATAGTAGGCGCTCAAGCCATGGAATGGAGGTAgttctttcctgcctctgttGCCC
Coding sequences within it:
- the PAQR8 gene encoding membrane progestin receptor beta isoform X1 translates to MLRPLWAHEQRGRCGRQRKLHPRVAMTTAILERLSTLSVSGQHLRRLPKILEDGLPKMPGTVLETDVPQLFREPYIHAGYRPTGHEWRYYFFSLFQKHNEVVNVWTHLLAALAVLLRFWAFVEAEGLPWTSAHALPLLLYVLSSITYLTFSLLAHLLQSKSELSHYTFYFVDYVGVSVYQYGSALVHFFYTSDQAWYEHFWLFFLPAAAFCGWLSCAGCCYAKYRYRRPYPVMRKICQVVPAGLAFILDISPVAHRVVLCHLSGCQEQAVWYHSLQIVFFLVSAYFFSCPVPEKYFPGSCDIVGHGHQIFHAFLSVCTLSQLEAILLDYRGRQEIFLQRHSPLSIYMACLSFFFLVTCSAATAAFLRQKIKARLTKKDS
- the PAQR8 gene encoding membrane progestin receptor beta isoform X2, producing the protein MTTAILERLSTLSVSGQHLRRLPKILEDGLPKMPGTVLETDVPQLFREPYIHAGYRPTGHEWRYYFFSLFQKHNEVVNVWTHLLAALAVLLRFWAFVEAEGLPWTSAHALPLLLYVLSSITYLTFSLLAHLLQSKSELSHYTFYFVDYVGVSVYQYGSALVHFFYTSDQAWYEHFWLFFLPAAAFCGWLSCAGCCYAKYRYRRPYPVMRKICQVVPAGLAFILDISPVAHRVVLCHLSGCQEQAVWYHSLQIVFFLVSAYFFSCPVPEKYFPGSCDIVGHGHQIFHAFLSVCTLSQLEAILLDYRGRQEIFLQRHSPLSIYMACLSFFFLVTCSAATAAFLRQKIKARLTKKDS